Proteins encoded by one window of Rubrobacter indicoceani:
- a CDS encoding ATP-dependent Clp protease proteolytic subunit, protein MSYYDPQGVIPYVIEQSPRGERAMDIYSRLLKDRIIFLGTPVDDQVANAIMAQLLHLASEDPDQDINLYINSPGGSVTAGLAIYDTMQFVKPDVSTTALGMAASMGAFLLAAGTKGKRNALPNTRILLHQPSVGGLAGQASDVEIHAKELIQTKRRLNEILSENTGQPYDNIERDTDRDYIMGPQEGIEYGVIDNIVSNQ, encoded by the coding sequence ATGAGCTACTACGACCCCCAGGGTGTAATCCCCTACGTAATAGAGCAGAGTCCCCGTGGCGAGCGGGCGATGGACATCTACTCACGGCTCCTGAAGGACAGGATAATCTTTCTCGGGACGCCGGTTGATGATCAGGTAGCGAACGCCATCATGGCGCAGCTTCTGCACCTCGCAAGCGAGGACCCGGATCAGGACATCAACCTCTACATCAACTCACCGGGCGGCTCCGTTACCGCCGGGCTCGCTATCTACGATACGATGCAGTTCGTCAAGCCGGACGTCTCCACGACCGCCCTCGGCATGGCCGCTTCGATGGGTGCGTTCCTGCTCGCCGCCGGGACGAAGGGCAAGCGTAACGCCCTGCCGAACACGCGGATACTGCTCCACCAGCCGAGCGTCGGCGGGCTCGCCGGGCAGGCATCGGACGTCGAGATCCACGCAAAGGAACTCATCCAGACCAAGCGGCGTCTGAACGAGATCCTCTCGGAGAACACCGGTCAGCCCTACGACAACATCGAGCGCGACACCGACCGCGACTACATCATGGGGCCGCAGGAAGGCATCGAGTACGGCGTCATAGACAATATCGTCAGCAACCAGTAG
- the tig gene encoding trigger factor: MTATVTKLEENKVKLEVEVPAEKVREGVEAKVRELRKQVRVPGFRPGKAPRRMIENHVGRDYIYMEALQESLPNWYSEAVVDADIRPIDRPEINFDDGLDEKEGFRFSATVEVRPSATLGEYRGVEAPRREVAVEEEQVEQSMTELRDQFATLAAVEDRAAKGGDFAVIDFKGELMTGGELPGGDAEDFMLEIGQGKLLKDFEDNLVGMQAGERKQFAVTFPMDYQEQSLRGQSVLFRVHLKEIKEKDLPELDDDFAMEASEFETLEELRGAMREQLQARIDGQIEGEFRNAVLEVVAGNAEVEVPAVMVSDKANEMVRSFERNMEQRGIKAEQYYQIAGMAREDFITQVRPDAEDTVKKELVLDAIVEAENLEADPHDIEHEMFHVAEETGRSVEEVTATMKANGTYALMEEELARAKALEFLSENATATPMPEEPEEADTEGAAGDEVVAAETGTETRDSTEEEK; this comes from the coding sequence ATGACGGCAACGGTTACGAAGCTGGAAGAGAACAAAGTCAAGCTGGAGGTCGAGGTCCCGGCGGAGAAGGTCCGCGAAGGGGTCGAGGCAAAGGTCCGCGAGCTCCGCAAGCAGGTCCGGGTTCCGGGGTTCCGTCCGGGCAAGGCCCCGAGGCGCATGATCGAGAACCACGTCGGGCGCGACTACATCTACATGGAAGCCCTCCAGGAGAGCCTGCCGAACTGGTACTCCGAGGCCGTCGTGGACGCGGACATCCGCCCGATAGACCGGCCCGAGATCAACTTCGACGACGGCCTCGACGAGAAGGAGGGCTTCAGGTTCTCCGCGACGGTCGAGGTCCGGCCATCGGCTACGCTCGGCGAGTACAGGGGCGTCGAGGCCCCGAGGCGCGAGGTCGCGGTCGAAGAGGAGCAGGTCGAGCAGTCCATGACCGAGCTTCGGGATCAGTTCGCCACGCTCGCCGCCGTCGAAGACCGCGCGGCGAAGGGGGGCGACTTTGCCGTTATAGATTTCAAGGGCGAGCTGATGACGGGCGGGGAGCTTCCCGGCGGCGACGCTGAGGACTTCATGCTCGAGATAGGTCAGGGCAAGCTCCTCAAGGACTTCGAGGACAACCTTGTCGGGATGCAGGCGGGCGAGCGCAAGCAGTTCGCGGTCACGTTCCCGATGGACTATCAGGAGCAGTCTCTTCGCGGCCAGTCGGTCCTGTTCAGGGTCCACCTGAAGGAGATCAAGGAAAAAGACCTCCCCGAACTCGACGACGATTTCGCGATGGAGGCGAGCGAGTTCGAGACGCTCGAAGAGCTTCGTGGCGCGATGCGCGAGCAGCTCCAGGCCCGCATCGACGGGCAGATAGAGGGCGAGTTCCGCAACGCCGTCCTTGAAGTGGTCGCGGGCAACGCCGAGGTCGAGGTTCCGGCGGTAATGGTCTCGGACAAGGCAAACGAGATGGTCCGCAGCTTCGAGCGCAACATGGAGCAGAGGGGCATCAAGGCCGAGCAGTACTACCAGATCGCGGGGATGGCCCGGGAGGACTTCATTACACAGGTCCGGCCCGATGCCGAGGACACGGTAAAGAAAGAGCTCGTCCTTGACGCGATAGTCGAAGCGGAGAACCTTGAAGCCGACCCGCACGACATCGAGCACGAGATGTTCCACGTCGCCGAAGAGACCGGGCGCTCCGTCGAGGAGGTCACCGCGACGATGAAGGCCAACGGGACGTACGCGCTCATGGAAGAGGAGCTCGCCCGGGCAAAGGCCCTTGAATTCCTCTCGGAGAACGCCACGGCGACCCCGATGCCCGAGGAGCCGGAAGAAGCCGACACCGAAGGCGCGGCGGGAGATGAAGTCGTCGCGGCAGAGACGGGTACGGAGACCAGAGATTCCACAGAAGAGGAGAAGTAA
- a CDS encoding cation:proton antiporter, translating into MGIAGDIAIILVAALVGGVVAQRLGLPLILGYILAGVVVGPSTGGITISDAHDIELLAEIGVALLLFAIGLEFSLKELAPVRRVALIGTPIQLVLTALFGYALGSLLGFGWEEAIWFGAILSVSSTAVVLKSLGEQGVMGTLSSKVIIGMLIVQDLAIVPMIILLPELSNLAQGAREVGVAGIEAAVFIAAMALFGARVFPWAMEKIVGWGSRELFLISTVAIGLGIGYVTYLFGLSFAFGAFVAGMVLSQSRYSHQALADVGPLRDIFTMLFFVSVGMLINPVVLWQEAPVVALVVLSLFVVKGLIFAGLVRAFGYGNIIPFAVGLGLFQVGEFSFVVAQLGVGIGAISQTTYAIALSAAVVTMALTPFTTRLAPLVYRRFRERFPKELMSSQNIPDEGLSEHIVIAGHGRVGTFVARVMDRTEQPFVIIENNPGRATAAQEAGFPVVYGDVTADAVLEAANIGRARLVILTIPDALGTRMAVERIRDMAPSARIVARSESAEDLAELGRLGVYEAVQPEFEAGLELSRQAMSQLGMGAEAIQRFSDKVRGEYYAPMSEALDGENGHDALLSQLRRTSRMIETEWMRLEKGSSLSGRNIGESEIRERTGVSVVAVVREEEILPSPGPETRLESGDVLGVLGTIDQRRSFRESFGCVHEDVSALP; encoded by the coding sequence ATGGGGATAGCTGGAGACATCGCGATCATCCTCGTCGCCGCGCTGGTCGGCGGCGTCGTCGCCCAGCGGCTCGGGTTGCCGCTTATCCTCGGCTACATCCTTGCCGGGGTCGTTGTCGGGCCGTCAACGGGCGGCATCACCATAAGCGATGCTCACGACATCGAGCTCCTCGCGGAGATTGGCGTCGCGCTGCTGCTCTTTGCGATCGGGCTGGAGTTCTCCTTGAAGGAACTCGCCCCCGTCCGGCGCGTCGCGCTTATCGGAACTCCGATACAGCTCGTCCTGACGGCTCTGTTCGGGTATGCGCTCGGTTCGCTGCTCGGATTCGGGTGGGAGGAGGCGATATGGTTCGGGGCGATTCTGTCGGTGTCGAGCACGGCGGTCGTTCTGAAGTCGCTCGGCGAGCAGGGTGTGATGGGGACCCTTTCCAGCAAGGTCATTATCGGGATGCTGATCGTACAGGACCTTGCGATCGTACCGATGATCATTCTCCTACCAGAGCTGAGCAACCTCGCTCAGGGCGCCCGCGAGGTCGGGGTCGCGGGGATAGAGGCGGCGGTCTTTATCGCGGCGATGGCCCTGTTCGGGGCGCGGGTCTTTCCCTGGGCGATGGAGAAAATAGTCGGCTGGGGATCGCGCGAGCTGTTCCTGATCTCGACGGTGGCCATCGGGCTCGGCATCGGCTACGTTACCTACCTGTTCGGCCTCTCGTTTGCCTTCGGGGCGTTTGTCGCGGGGATGGTCCTGAGCCAGTCGCGCTACAGTCATCAGGCTCTGGCGGACGTCGGACCTTTGCGCGACATCTTTACGATGCTCTTCTTTGTTTCGGTCGGGATGCTTATAAACCCGGTGGTTCTCTGGCAGGAGGCCCCGGTGGTCGCGCTGGTCGTGCTGTCTTTGTTTGTGGTGAAGGGTTTGATCTTCGCGGGGCTGGTACGGGCTTTCGGATATGGGAACATCATCCCGTTTGCGGTGGGACTGGGGCTTTTTCAGGTCGGGGAGTTTTCGTTTGTCGTTGCGCAGCTCGGGGTGGGTATCGGGGCGATAAGCCAGACCACGTACGCGATAGCACTCTCCGCCGCGGTTGTTACGATGGCCCTGACGCCGTTTACGACGCGCCTGGCGCCGCTTGTCTACCGTCGCTTCCGGGAGCGGTTCCCGAAAGAGCTCATGAGCAGCCAGAATATCCCGGACGAGGGGCTTTCGGAGCACATCGTTATAGCGGGTCACGGGCGGGTCGGGACGTTCGTGGCGCGGGTGATGGACCGCACCGAGCAACCGTTCGTCATCATAGAGAACAACCCGGGCCGGGCGACGGCGGCTCAGGAGGCCGGGTTCCCGGTTGTCTACGGCGACGTTACGGCGGATGCGGTTCTAGAGGCGGCGAACATCGGGCGGGCGCGGCTGGTCATACTCACGATACCGGACGCGCTCGGGACCCGGATGGCGGTCGAGCGGATACGGGACATGGCTCCGTCGGCGCGCATCGTGGCCCGCTCGGAGAGCGCGGAAGACCTTGCAGAGCTGGGACGTCTCGGGGTCTACGAGGCGGTTCAGCCGGAGTTCGAGGCCGGGCTGGAGCTCAGCCGTCAGGCGATGTCTCAGCTTGGCATGGGGGCCGAGGCGATACAGCGTTTCTCAGACAAGGTCAGGGGCGAGTACTACGCCCCGATGAGCGAAGCGCTCGACGGCGAAAACGGACACGACGCGCTGCTCTCGCAGCTGCGCAGGACTTCGAGGATGATCGAAACGGAGTGGATGCGCCTAGAGAAAGGGAGCAGTCTCTCGGGCAGAAACATCGGAGAGTCCGAGATAAGGGAGAGAACGGGGGTCTCGGTGGTGGCCGTAGTGCGGGAAGAGGAGATCCTCCCGAGTCCCGGCCCGGAGACGCGGCTGGAGTCCGGGGACGTACTCGGGGTGCTCGGGACCATAGACCAGCGCCGGAGCTTCCGGGAATCGTTCGGGTGCGTCCACGAGGACGTATCCGCCCTTCCATAG
- a CDS encoding LCP family protein, which yields MRDFQDITGRPEARRRTYLKRRTILVLVMAGVFALSGGISAFVGGFPGPDISEVSTTANRQVASERMEAVGAERSEPVDVLLLGIDKRPEDISEEIGVRSDAIMVARVMPDTGEIRVLSVPRDLYLEIEPGEKDRINSAYAIGGVDQTRSIVERYTGVGIEHYAVVDFDGFEEAVDAIGGVRVDVREGEYPDNWQNIEPGMQKLNGKRALIYARYRDSAGGDLDRIGHQQQILTAVKQKATSLDTVTKLPELVEIGNRNIESDLGTRDGLELARGIISAQRDKTSEVESFQLKGQGSYLEDGRQVLAPDDEENRKIIADFLRG from the coding sequence GTGCGTGATTTTCAGGACATTACCGGCCGACCGGAGGCTCGGCGGCGAACCTATCTGAAGCGCAGGACCATTCTTGTCCTTGTAATGGCTGGCGTCTTTGCTCTGTCCGGGGGGATCTCGGCTTTTGTCGGGGGCTTTCCGGGGCCTGACATCTCGGAGGTCTCGACGACGGCGAACCGTCAGGTCGCTTCGGAGAGGATGGAGGCCGTTGGAGCGGAGAGGTCCGAGCCGGTGGACGTTCTCTTGCTCGGGATAGACAAGCGCCCGGAAGACATCTCCGAGGAGATCGGCGTGAGGTCGGATGCGATCATGGTGGCGCGCGTAATGCCGGATACGGGTGAGATCCGCGTGCTCTCCGTTCCGAGGGATCTCTACCTGGAGATAGAACCCGGAGAGAAAGACCGGATCAACTCGGCGTACGCTATAGGCGGGGTGGATCAGACCCGCTCGATCGTCGAGCGGTACACGGGGGTCGGCATCGAGCACTACGCCGTCGTTGACTTCGATGGGTTCGAGGAGGCGGTGGACGCTATCGGCGGGGTCAGGGTGGATGTCCGGGAGGGCGAGTACCCGGACAACTGGCAGAACATCGAGCCGGGTATGCAGAAGCTCAACGGCAAGCGCGCGCTGATCTACGCAAGGTACAGAGACAGCGCGGGCGGCGATCTCGACCGGATAGGCCATCAGCAGCAGATTCTCACCGCCGTCAAGCAGAAAGCTACGAGCCTCGACACGGTTACGAAGCTGCCGGAACTCGTCGAGATAGGGAACAGAAACATCGAGAGCGACCTTGGAACGCGGGATGGTCTGGAGCTTGCAAGGGGGATCATCTCCGCGCAGAGAGACAAGACCTCGGAGGTTGAATCTTTCCAGCTCAAGGGCCAGGGGTCCTACCTGGAGGACGGCCGGCAGGTTCTCGCCCCGGACGACGAGGAGAACCGGAAGATCATCGCGGACTTCCTCAGGGGGTAG
- a CDS encoding site-specific integrase: MGKAKSRANGDGDVYPRKNKAGEITSYRGAYFGPDGKRRYVSGKTKTEARNALAKARSDAAGGIVYDAGTTTLNTYLDQWLEDSVKNVVRQTTYERYETLCRVHIKPALGRVKLKSLTPDHVRKLYRDKLASGFSSRTVNYLHVTIHKALGQAVSDGIIGRNVARGVKSPRPGKAEIKPLSSDQAKTLVKTAKDIDDRYQALYLVALHTGMRSGEMLALRWDDVDLNGEKGSVQVRRTLSETRIGRLYELPKSGKGRSIKLSKKATDALKSHKRRQAEERLAAGTLWKDQDLVFPTTVGTPTSATNLLGRHFKPLLKEAELPNARLHDLRHTCATVLLIAGKHPKYVQELLGHASISITLDTYSHIIEGMDGGLGDAMDEAL, encoded by the coding sequence ATGGGTAAGGCGAAGAGCCGGGCGAACGGCGACGGGGACGTATACCCTCGAAAGAACAAGGCGGGGGAGATCACAAGCTACCGGGGAGCGTACTTTGGACCGGACGGAAAGCGCCGGTATGTCTCCGGCAAAACAAAGACCGAGGCGCGAAACGCTTTAGCCAAAGCTCGCTCGGATGCAGCCGGAGGCATCGTCTATGACGCAGGAACGACCACGCTCAATACATATCTGGATCAGTGGTTAGAAGACTCGGTAAAGAACGTAGTTCGGCAGACGACTTACGAACGTTACGAAACCCTATGTCGGGTGCATATCAAGCCCGCGCTCGGACGAGTGAAGCTGAAATCTCTAACGCCGGATCATGTCCGCAAGCTCTACAGGGACAAGCTGGCGTCGGGGTTTTCTTCACGGACCGTGAACTACCTTCACGTAACGATACACAAAGCACTAGGACAAGCTGTGTCTGACGGGATCATCGGGCGCAACGTCGCTCGCGGGGTGAAGTCGCCCCGACCCGGCAAGGCTGAAATTAAGCCGCTAAGCTCGGATCAAGCCAAAACGCTCGTTAAGACCGCCAAAGACATTGACGACCGCTATCAGGCTCTTTACCTTGTCGCTCTGCACACGGGTATGCGGTCTGGCGAGATGCTCGCTCTCAGGTGGGATGACGTAGACCTTAACGGTGAAAAGGGTAGCGTACAGGTCCGTAGAACTCTGTCAGAGACACGGATCGGGCGTCTGTATGAGCTGCCGAAGAGCGGCAAGGGACGTTCCATCAAGCTATCTAAGAAAGCTACAGACGCGCTGAAATCTCACAAGAGACGACAAGCAGAAGAAAGGCTCGCCGCCGGTACGCTTTGGAAAGATCAAGACCTAGTGTTCCCGACAACGGTAGGAACCCCGACGAGCGCAACTAATCTACTAGGTCGGCACTTCAAACCTTTGCTGAAAGAGGCCGAATTGCCGAATGCAAGGCTTCACGATCTGCGTCATACCTGCGCCACCGTCCTGCTCATAGCGGGAAAGCATCCGAAGTACGTTCAGGAGCTACTTGGACACGCTTCTATCTCAATCACGTTGGATACCTACTCGCACATAATCGAAGGTATGGACGGAGGGCTGGGAGACGCTATGGACGAGGCGTTGTAG
- a CDS encoding helix-turn-helix domain-containing protein produces MEVNVERLKELRREQVLSLRELEAKSGVSYNTIWRLEDGRQGAHPRTIRKLAEALSVSPSELTLGEK; encoded by the coding sequence ATGGAGGTCAACGTGGAGCGGCTAAAGGAACTGAGGCGCGAGCAGGTCTTATCTTTGCGGGAGTTGGAGGCCAAATCCGGCGTCTCGTACAACACGATCTGGCGACTCGAAGATGGCAGACAGGGAGCGCATCCGAGGACGATCCGCAAGCTCGCTGAGGCGCTGAGCGTTTCGCCTTCGGAGCTTACGCTTGGGGAGAAGTAG
- a CDS encoding class I SAM-dependent DNA methyltransferase, protein MPELTPQAFAERWGKSTLSERASAQSHFIDLCNMLGEKTPAEADPAGEFYTFERGVKKTGSGAGKGFADVWYRGHFAFEYKGKHKDLDAAYEQLLRYREDLGNPPLLVVCDIDHFQIHTNFTNSTKHVYSFTNDELPEPENLRLLRTLFRDPLSLAPTQTTEGVTEEAARGFAKLADGLRSRGIDPEQAAHFLNKLLFCLFSEDVGLLPTGIFSEILSNTASRPERFERYVGKLFEAMSNSGGEFLMKDIRHFNGGLFADAETLPLQPDELRILASVAKLDWGSVEPAIFGTFFERSLDPALRSKLGAHYTSKEDILTLIEPVLMAPLRAEWETVKERAWNLADESRKQTGRKAANTLRKAEDALRRFAGRLRSVRVLDPACGSGNFLYMALRQMLDLEKEVSTYSTKIGMTSFFPEVSPEQMYGMEVSPYAHELAQVVVWIGYLQWTRENGFGVKDDPILGDMTNIRRMDAVLGYDDDSNPVEPEWPEADVIVGNPPFIGDKKMRGSLGDDYVDDIRKLYKGRVGGGADFVTYWHERARQLIENGKVKRAGLISTNGIRYGANRKVLKRIKSSGDIFFGESDRGWIADGAEVRVSMVGFDDGTEEHRILDGLPVENIHADLTGAIDLTDLPELKENDGLAFLGVMKSGAFDIDEATACEMLDESGNPNDRPNSDVVKPRLVGENMTKGVKRSWLIDFGVGTSEEEAALYSKPFSYIEKHVKPDRIKNRRKKLREQWWIHGEPRPGLRAAMQKLERCIATPEVSKYRHFHWIDKGVIPDHTLHVIARDDDYFFGVLHSRAHEVWSLFVGNHMGVGNDPRYNSKQTFRTYPFPWAPGEEPEDNPIVERIAAAARELVEKRDNYFKGNSKTDKKKRTFTNLYNERPTWLHNAHAALDRAVFAAYGWPEDSSDEDILKNLLALSVERS, encoded by the coding sequence ATGCCGGAGTTGACGCCACAGGCTTTTGCGGAGCGTTGGGGAAAGAGCACGTTATCTGAGAGGGCTTCGGCTCAATCTCACTTCATTGACCTGTGTAACATGCTCGGGGAGAAGACGCCCGCCGAAGCGGACCCGGCGGGCGAGTTCTACACCTTCGAGCGTGGTGTGAAGAAGACCGGCTCTGGCGCGGGCAAGGGCTTTGCCGATGTCTGGTACAGAGGACACTTTGCCTTCGAGTACAAGGGCAAGCACAAAGACTTGGACGCCGCTTACGAGCAGCTTCTACGCTACCGCGAAGACCTCGGAAACCCGCCGCTTCTCGTCGTATGCGACATAGATCATTTCCAGATACACACGAACTTCACGAACAGCACGAAGCACGTCTATTCCTTTACAAACGACGAACTGCCGGAACCGGAGAACCTGCGGCTGCTTCGGACATTGTTCCGCGACCCGCTCTCGCTTGCGCCGACCCAGACTACCGAGGGTGTAACCGAAGAAGCCGCACGCGGGTTTGCAAAGTTGGCGGACGGACTACGATCACGCGGTATTGACCCTGAACAGGCGGCACATTTCCTGAATAAGCTGCTGTTCTGTCTTTTTTCGGAAGACGTGGGGTTGCTCCCAACCGGAATATTCTCAGAGATTCTATCCAACACGGCGAGTAGACCGGAGCGCTTCGAGCGGTACGTAGGAAAGTTATTTGAAGCCATGAGCAACAGCGGCGGCGAGTTCTTGATGAAGGACATCCGACACTTCAACGGCGGTTTGTTTGCAGATGCCGAAACGCTACCTCTCCAACCGGACGAGCTACGCATCTTAGCCAGTGTAGCGAAACTCGATTGGGGATCAGTAGAGCCAGCGATCTTCGGTACGTTCTTCGAGCGTTCACTTGACCCCGCGCTGCGCTCGAAGCTCGGCGCTCACTACACGAGCAAGGAAGACATCCTGACGCTCATCGAACCCGTACTGATGGCACCGCTGCGAGCCGAGTGGGAAACCGTTAAGGAGAGAGCTTGGAATCTCGCGGACGAGTCACGAAAGCAGACGGGGCGCAAAGCAGCTAACACCCTGCGTAAAGCAGAGGATGCGCTGCGCCGTTTTGCAGGTCGGCTACGTTCAGTACGGGTTTTAGACCCAGCGTGTGGTTCAGGGAACTTCTTGTATATGGCGCTCCGGCAAATGCTCGACCTCGAAAAAGAGGTGTCAACGTACTCGACTAAAATCGGCATGACTTCGTTCTTCCCGGAAGTCTCGCCCGAGCAAATGTACGGTATGGAGGTAAGTCCCTACGCTCACGAGCTGGCACAGGTGGTGGTCTGGATCGGCTATCTTCAGTGGACGCGAGAAAACGGCTTCGGCGTGAAAGACGACCCTATACTTGGGGATATGACCAATATCCGACGTATGGACGCCGTGCTCGGTTACGATGATGACAGCAACCCTGTAGAACCTGAGTGGCCCGAAGCTGACGTGATCGTCGGCAACCCGCCGTTTATAGGCGATAAGAAGATGCGCGGCTCGCTTGGCGATGACTACGTAGACGATATACGAAAGCTCTACAAAGGACGGGTAGGCGGTGGGGCGGATTTTGTTACCTACTGGCACGAGCGAGCAAGGCAACTAATAGAAAACGGCAAAGTCAAACGAGCGGGACTTATCTCAACAAACGGTATCCGCTACGGTGCGAACCGCAAAGTGCTGAAGCGAATAAAGAGTAGCGGAGATATCTTCTTCGGTGAATCTGACCGCGGTTGGATAGCAGACGGGGCTGAAGTAAGAGTGTCTATGGTCGGCTTCGATGACGGCACTGAAGAACACCGAATCCTCGACGGTCTACCGGTAGAAAACATCCACGCCGACCTCACCGGGGCAATTGATCTGACAGACTTGCCGGAACTCAAAGAAAACGATGGACTGGCGTTTCTCGGAGTCATGAAATCCGGCGCGTTCGATATAGACGAGGCGACGGCGTGCGAGATGCTGGATGAGTCGGGCAATCCCAACGACAGACCAAACTCAGATGTAGTCAAACCCCGACTCGTTGGGGAAAACATGACTAAAGGTGTCAAGCGTAGTTGGCTAATAGACTTTGGCGTAGGTACTAGCGAGGAAGAAGCAGCCCTCTACTCTAAGCCATTTTCTTATATCGAGAAACACGTGAAACCTGACCGGATAAAGAACAGACGTAAAAAGCTGCGTGAGCAGTGGTGGATACATGGTGAACCCCGTCCGGGACTTCGTGCCGCCATGCAAAAACTTGAGCGGTGCATCGCAACCCCGGAGGTATCGAAGTACAGACACTTCCACTGGATAGACAAGGGTGTAATCCCCGACCACACGCTGCACGTAATAGCCCGCGATGATGACTACTTTTTCGGCGTACTGCACTCACGAGCACACGAGGTTTGGTCTTTGTTCGTAGGTAACCATATGGGCGTAGGCAACGACCCTCGATACAACTCAAAACAGACCTTCCGAACTTATCCGTTTCCATGGGCACCGGGAGAAGAGCCGGAAGACAATCCAATAGTAGAACGAATAGCTGCCGCCGCACGCGAACTTGTAGAGAAGCGAGATAATTACTTCAAAGGCAACTCGAAAACAGACAAGAAGAAGCGAACGTTCACGAACCTCTACAACGAACGCCCGACGTGGCTACATAACGCTCACGCCGCGTTGGATCGTGCGGTATTCGCAGCCTACGGTTGGCCGGAAGATAGCTCGGACGAAGACATCCTGAAGAACCTGCTTGCTCTCAGTGTAGAGCGGAGCTAA
- a CDS encoding AAA family ATPase, producing MPGEHGWGLAGRKLDTLPLYGSERLKEQPDTSVVVGEGEKAADALLDAGFCALGTVTGASGTPKPEALEVLRGRRVILWPDNDGIGMKHMERIAKALQGVASEVRVFRWLHAREKEDAADHPALKAGFADEAEDLREALEASPVWNPGALLSEAGENREVGVMLSDVEPEEVRWLWEGRIPLGKLTLIDGDPGCGKSAMTTDLAARVSVGRPFPDGTPCEAGGVVLLNAEDGLADTIRPRLDAAGADLSRVLALATIPVGDTERLVSIPEDLRFIEDGINRIGAKLVVVDPIMAFLSGEHDAHKDQDVRRALAPLAKLAEKTGASVCVVRHLNKTAGGNPLYRGGGSIGIVGAARSALLLAKHPEDERRRVLASLKSNLAAPAPSLVFTLEESAGGSVRIEWKGDTTLDATALLASPLDDDERREMMTLRDAVSELLNENGGEWESTPQELFDKLTEADCGVLPERPDELTKALKKTARTGTAFTVSRGWRKDDNGKSKRVLRLRRSNPSNGVVGVDGVDGVDQPDNANNTSNTDNDVSDPTGGVVKESDALSNGHRSPEREEVMTGA from the coding sequence TTGCCGGGAGAGCACGGCTGGGGTCTTGCCGGGCGCAAGCTCGACACGCTCCCGCTCTACGGCTCCGAACGCCTGAAAGAGCAACCCGATACTTCGGTAGTAGTCGGCGAAGGGGAGAAAGCTGCTGATGCTTTGCTCGACGCTGGCTTCTGTGCGCTCGGAACTGTTACCGGAGCCTCTGGTACGCCGAAGCCGGAGGCTCTTGAAGTGCTGCGTGGCCGTCGGGTGATCCTCTGGCCGGATAATGATGGTATCGGCATGAAGCACATGGAACGCATCGCAAAAGCTTTACAGGGCGTGGCTTCGGAGGTGCGGGTCTTCCGCTGGCTTCACGCCCGTGAGAAAGAGGATGCAGCAGACCATCCCGCGCTCAAGGCTGGGTTCGCAGACGAAGCGGAAGACCTCCGGGAAGCTCTCGAAGCCTCTCCTGTCTGGAACCCCGGAGCGTTGCTCTCCGAAGCCGGAGAGAACCGGGAAGTCGGGGTGATGCTCTCCGATGTGGAGCCGGAAGAAGTCCGCTGGCTCTGGGAAGGACGGATACCCCTCGGTAAGCTCACCCTGATAGACGGCGATCCGGGTTGCGGCAAGTCTGCGATGACAACGGATCTCGCTGCAAGGGTTAGCGTGGGAAGACCGTTCCCCGATGGAACCCCGTGCGAAGCCGGAGGCGTTGTTCTTCTGAACGCCGAAGACGGCCTCGCAGACACCATCCGGCCTCGTCTGGATGCCGCCGGAGCGGATCTAAGCCGGGTGCTTGCACTCGCTACTATCCCCGTCGGAGATACAGAGCGGCTCGTCTCGATACCGGAAGACCTGCGATTCATAGAAGACGGGATAAACCGCATCGGGGCGAAGCTGGTTGTTGTAGACCCGATAATGGCTTTCCTCTCCGGCGAACACGATGCACACAAGGATCAGGACGTCCGCCGTGCGCTTGCGCCGCTGGCGAAGCTCGCGGAGAAGACCGGAGCCAGCGTGTGCGTGGTGCGTCATCTGAATAAGACCGCTGGAGGCAATCCCCTGTACCGGGGTGGCGGGAGCATCGGCATCGTCGGGGCGGCTCGCTCTGCGCTGCTTCTGGCAAAGCATCCAGAAGATGAGCGAAGGCGGGTGCTAGCTAGTCTAAAGAGTAACCTTGCTGCTCCGGCACCGAGCCTCGTGTTCACGCTCGAAGAATCCGCCGGAGGGTCGGTACGCATCGAGTGGAAGGGCGATACGACGCTGGACGCAACCGCTCTTCTAGCTTCACCGCTCGACGACGACGAACGCAGGGAGATGATGACTCTCCGCGACGCGGTATCCGAACTCCTGAACGAAAACGGAGGCGAGTGGGAAAGCACACCGCAAGAACTCTTCGATAAGCTCACGGAAGCCGACTGCGGGGTACTGCCCGAACGACCGGACGAACTCACGAAGGCTCTAAAAAAGACCGCTCGCACCGGAACGGCCTTCACCGTCTCTCGCGGATGGCGTAAGGACGACAACGGGAAGAGCAAGCGGGTGCTTCGTCTACGCCGCTCTAACCCTTCAAACGGTGTTGTTGGCGTAGACGGCGTAGACGGCGTAGACCAACCAGACAACGCCAACAACACTAGCAACACCGACAACGACGTTTCAGACCCTACGGGCGGTGTTGTCAAGGAATCGGATGCTCTAAGCAACGGACATCGCAGCCCGGAGCGGGAGGAGGTCATGACTGGCGCGTAA